The DNA region AAGGCCGATTTCCTTTCCCTCCTTACGACACATGAAGAGTTCGTTCTGGAGGTCAACAATCTTATTGAATACTTTCATCGTCATAATCTGTTTTCGGGTGCAAAATAACAACTTTTTTCTCAAATGAGAAAGAAAAAACCTAAAAATATGCGAATTATTGCCGAAAATAATGAATTTCGGAGAAAAAATGCCCCTATTTGAAGTTTTTTTTGTACCTTTGCACGTAATTCGTAAGAATAAAATTTAAATTTTATGGCAAAAAAAGTATTATTTATCAATCAGGAGATCGACCCATACGTAGCCGAGTCTCACATGTCAATCATGGGACGCGAACTGCCTCAGAAGATGCAGGAAGCAGGTTTTGAGATCCGCACCTTCATGCCTAAGTGGGGCACCATCAACGAGCGTCGCGGACAATTGCACGAGGTCATTCGCCTGTCTGGTATGAACCTTATCATAGATGATACAGACCATCCGCTGATCATCAAGGTTGCATCTATACCAACAACACGACAGCAGATTTATTTCATCGATAATGACGACTATTTCAAGAGCCGCCAGATGGGCACCGATGAAAACGGAAAGGAATATGCCGACAACGGAGAAAGAGCTATCTTCTTTGCACGTGGCGTATTGGAAACCGTCAAGAAGCTCCGCTGGCAGCCTGATGTGATCGTCTGCCAGGGTTGGGCTAGCGCAGTAGTACCATTCTACGTAAAGACTGCCTACAGCGAAGAGCCTTCATTTGCAGAATCAAAGGTGATTACCGCTCTCTATACCAACGAACTTAAGGGTGAACTGGGTACCAACTTCAAACGTTGCGTTGCCTTCCGCGATGCCAAGTCTGAACTGCTCGACGGCTATCAGGACGACTTCGACTTCATTGAGCTCGGCAAACTCGCCATCGACTATAGCGACGGTGTGGTAGAAGGTGAAGAAGAAGCTAACCAGATTCTCGTTGATTATGCGAAGGAGAAGAACAAGCCTGTATTGGCTTATCCGGGAGAAGATATCCAGGAGCCATACGCAGACTTCATCAACAAGGTTTGTCCTGACGCAGAATAAAATTCCGACAACAGAGACACATACATACAAGGATAATGAAAATTTTAAGACTCTTAACAGTATTAGTAATAGCAGCGCTTACTTTCGCTGCATGTGATGATACCACCGAGGGAATCGGTGGTAGCATCACTAATAAGATAGACAACATTAACATTTCTGACTCAGCGTTCAATGTTACCACAAAGTCTATAGTAGCAGGTGCCGTATTGAGCCGCAACAACACGGGACTCATCGGAAAGATGAAAGACCCGGAAACCGGCAACTATGTAAAGGGCGACTACATGACCCAGTTGAGCGTATTGCCTACTTTCTCTGTAGATACACTCGATTACATCAAGCAGGCAAACAAGGGTTCTATCGAAGCAGACTCATGCTACCTTCTGGTTTCATACAACGCCAGCTATGGTGATACTATCGCCCCAATGAAGGTGACAGCCTATGAGATGACAAAGCCGATGGCAGAAGATAAGGAGTATTACTCTGATTATAATGCCTTCAAGGAAGGCTGGGTAAGCGAAAACAACCCGCATTGGAGCAGTAATTACAACTTGAGCAATACATCAGATGTCAAGAACTTCAAGATTTACTTGAATAAGAAGTATGAGAAAGATGGTAAGACATACAAGAACTATGGTTCTTACATCATGCAAACATACGCAGAACATCCAGAGTACTTCAAGACCAACTACAAGTTCCTGCACAACGTCTGCCCTGGCTTCTATATCAAGAATGTAGGCGGTACGGGTAACATGGCTAAGATCTGGAATACAGAGCTTATCTTCTACTGGACCCGCCACAAGACCATCAAGGCAAAGGACGGCGTTACAGACAGTACAGCTGTAAGCATCGGATACAACCGTTTCGATGGTACAGAAGAGGTATTGCAGCTCAACAAGATTGAGAACGATACCGAGAACTTGAAGAAGTTGGCAAGTAAGGATCAGGAGAAATGTACTTATCTCAAGTCACCGGCAGGTATCTTCACCGAGGTTACCCTCCCTATCGAAGATATCATGAAGGGACATGAGAAGGATACGCTCAACACAGCTACCATCTCTTTCCCACGACTCAACAATGAAAACGAAGACAACCCATACAACTTTGCTACACCAAGCACCATCCTGATGGTACAGAAAGACAGTTTGCAGTCGTTCTTCGAAAAGAGCAAGTTGGCTGATAGCCGTACTTCTTATACAGCAAGCTATAGCAGTACAGGCACCTACAAGAATGCCTATACATTCCAGAATATTGCCAATCTGGTTTCTGCCATGTATAAGAACAAGGGCAAGGGGGAAAACTGGAATAAAGTAGTACTGGTTCCTGTAAACGTCATCACAACCACACAGGGCTATACTACCGTCATCTCCAAGATTAATCACGATATGTCACTCGCTTCTACCCGACTCATCGTGGGGACGGATGATCCTGACAAGGATTATACCACAGACAAGGTGACTGGTAAGAAGGTGGCATCTGGTCCGATCCGAATCAAGGTGATTTACAGTAAGTTTAAAGAAGAATAAGCATTCATAACGCAAAGTAAAAAAGGAAACGAAACATGGCAGATAATTTTTTGGAGCGTCATCGCGAAGAATACGAAATACGCAAGGCTGCATGGCTCAAGAAGAAGAAACTATTCATGAAGTCAGCCAAGAAACAGAAGCCCCAGACACAGATGCCACGTCCTGAAGACGAAGCGTTATAAACACGAAAATATTCAGAATCCTGAGAAAGAGGGTGTATCATAAAACATTTGATTGTTTATGATACACCCTCTTAACTTTGCCGGTTAATCCTTAAAAACCGCCGCATAAGTACAATAAAAGCCATTTAATACAAAATAAGACAAAATTAATTTGGAGTTTACCCATTTTTTTTATATCTTTGCATTGTAAATTAAAAGTATTAAATATTAAACAGACAAAAAGCAATAAAATAAAAATAATCAAGATATTAGTAGAGATACTGATTTATGGGTTTAACTTTTCTAAGAACTTGCATTTAAGGATACAAGATATTTGCAGGATACAAGTTACTTGCAATATATGAGATACTTGGTTTATGTTTATAGATAATGGAGAAATTACTCTCATAAAGAATTCGTTTTTAAGTTTAAACAAAAATGCTAAAGTTAGATGTTAGTAATATAAGTCCCCGTAGTAACCGTGAGGCTACTGCGGGGACGCTTTTTCAATTTATAGTATATAGAAACAAAAAGGGCAAGACCAGAGATGACCTTGCCCAATCTATTTTTATAACTCTTTATCTATATTATAAGATTCTACCTGTAAGAGAGAACTTCAAAACAGGATAAACCTTTAAATATAAACATCAGACTACAGAACTTAATCTACTACCGTAAACTTGGCATATTTCAGCAGAAGCTGTTTGGTGCCAGAATGAACGAACTCCACCGTAGCCTTCGTATTCTCACCAGTACCTTCAATCTTCAACACCGTTCCCCGTCCAAAACGCTGATGTTCAATCTTCATTCCCTCCTGCAAACCACAAGAAGAACTGCCAACAGATGAAGCTGCAGAAGAAGAAACTGATGCTGCAGAAGATCCTGTACTGCGAGAAGCAGGATGAGAAGAATGCGTCTCCATGTAACGTTTAGCTGCATTCAGCGCTCTAACAGACTTGAAATTACCTTCAGAGAGAGATGAGCGTCCGGAAACAGACGAGCGTCCGGAAGTATGTGAAGTCTCCGGTTCATCATCAAAGAGAGAAGGCTTAGGATCTGCTACAAACTGCGATGCTACCGGTTTGGAATTCTGATACCTGCTACTGTATCTAGGCTGCTCAGCATCCTCCCACGGTATGCGAGAACGTTGCGCTCTCGCCCACTCCGGCTGGTCAGACATCGAATCAGCTCTGGAGCCAAACAAGCTTCCACCAGCCTCATCCAGGCTATCAATCAACTTGCCGTCAATCTCATCGATAAACCGACTCGGATTATCAAACTCCATCTTGCCATATCGCCAGCGGTTCTTGGCGTTCGTCAGGATACAATGTTTCTCAGCTCGAGTAATGGCAACGTAAAGCAATCTCCGTTCCTCCTCCAGTTCTCTGAGCGAAGCAGCAGAAAGCGGACTTG from Segatella copri includes:
- a CDS encoding dehydrogenase — translated: MADNFLERHREEYEIRKAAWLKKKKLFMKSAKKQKPQTQMPRPEDEAL
- a CDS encoding glycogen/starch synthase, yielding MAKKVLFINQEIDPYVAESHMSIMGRELPQKMQEAGFEIRTFMPKWGTINERRGQLHEVIRLSGMNLIIDDTDHPLIIKVASIPTTRQQIYFIDNDDYFKSRQMGTDENGKEYADNGERAIFFARGVLETVKKLRWQPDVIVCQGWASAVVPFYVKTAYSEEPSFAESKVITALYTNELKGELGTNFKRCVAFRDAKSELLDGYQDDFDFIELGKLAIDYSDGVVEGEEEANQILVDYAKEKNKPVLAYPGEDIQEPYADFINKVCPDAE
- a CDS encoding DUF4270 domain-containing protein, coding for MKILRLLTVLVIAALTFAACDDTTEGIGGSITNKIDNINISDSAFNVTTKSIVAGAVLSRNNTGLIGKMKDPETGNYVKGDYMTQLSVLPTFSVDTLDYIKQANKGSIEADSCYLLVSYNASYGDTIAPMKVTAYEMTKPMAEDKEYYSDYNAFKEGWVSENNPHWSSNYNLSNTSDVKNFKIYLNKKYEKDGKTYKNYGSYIMQTYAEHPEYFKTNYKFLHNVCPGFYIKNVGGTGNMAKIWNTELIFYWTRHKTIKAKDGVTDSTAVSIGYNRFDGTEEVLQLNKIENDTENLKKLASKDQEKCTYLKSPAGIFTEVTLPIEDIMKGHEKDTLNTATISFPRLNNENEDNPYNFATPSTILMVQKDSLQSFFEKSKLADSRTSYTASYSSTGTYKNAYTFQNIANLVSAMYKNKGKGENWNKVVLVPVNVITTTQGYTTVISKINHDMSLASTRLIVGTDDPDKDYTTDKVTGKKVASGPIRIKVIYSKFKEE